The Haemorhous mexicanus isolate bHaeMex1 chromosome 26, bHaeMex1.pri, whole genome shotgun sequence genome includes a region encoding these proteins:
- the COPS8 gene encoding COP9 signalosome complex subunit 8 produces MPVAVMAESSVSFRRLLEQCETQELEAPGGIATPLVYGQLLALYLLHNDMNNARYLWKRIPPAIKSANAELGAVWSVGQRIWQRDFPGIYTAISAHQWSETVQPIMEALRDATRRRAFGLVSQAYTSIVADDFAAFVGLPVEEAVKGVLDQGWQADFATRMVMPKKPGVLEASFNRFIPSSEPAPVPPIPNEQQLARLTDYVAFLEN; encoded by the exons ATGCCGGTGGCGGTGATGGCCGAGAGCTCCGTGAGCTTCAGGCGGCTCCTGGAGCAGTGCGAGAcgcaggagctggag GCCCCTGGAGGAATTGCCACACCCCTGGTTTATggccagctgctggctctgtacCTGTTGCACAATGACAT gaatAATGCACGTTATCTCTGGAAAAGAATCCCTCCTGCTATCAAATCT GCAAATGCTGAACTTGGTGCAGTTTGGTCAGTGGGACAAAGAATCTGGCAGAGGGACTTCCCAGGGATCTACACAGCAATCAGTGCACATCAGTGGTCTGAGACTGTCCAGCCAATCATGGAAGCACTCAGAG ATGCAACCAGGAGACGAGCCTTTGGACTGGTTTCCCAGGCTTACACATCCATAGTTGCAGATGATTTTGCAGCCTTTGTTGGCCTTCCTGTAGAAGAAGCTGTGAAAG GTGTGCTAGATCAGGGCTGGCAAGCAGACTTTGCAACTCGCATGGTGATGCCTAAAAAGCCAG GTGTGCTGGAAGCTTCCTTTAACAGATTTATTCCTTCATCAG AACCTGCTCCGGTCCCACCAATTCCCAACGAACAGCAGTTGGCCAGATTGACTGACTATGTGGCTTTCCTGGAAAACTGA